Proteins encoded in a region of the Neodiprion virginianus isolate iyNeoVirg1 chromosome 2, iyNeoVirg1.1, whole genome shotgun sequence genome:
- the LOC124298788 gene encoding serine/threonine-protein kinase N isoform X1 translates to MADSSYYQGDYISHPVLFELSHKYGVGGSDQMPLPARLDELREHIRREIRKELKIKAGAENLRLVATDRKALAHVATLVKQANNKLSELQVELQELESQIILTQGQPSSPQLNHCNGQDTPLSPMDSSSPSQEGLFTDLRLVSLEKQLNIELKVKQGAENMIQSLTSGHRDKKLLQEAQQMLADSRAKIEFLRMRIVKLRRVRKQQRTRGYSPAPNGENTASKDKYEPNLELALEERVEELRHRLLIEAAVVEGAKNVIRLLQSAKVADKKAVTEAQASLAESSRKLDLLRLSLELRRQELPPDSATATQLKRELASVQAASPVPVTYTSLQPFRGPLEGRAAVPASVSRCAAVTGQLEVRLMGCQDLAEEVPGRTRREQPASPDLRSFVKGVTGRSSSKSYSVKDETSNDIMAVIKLDNQTVAQTNWRPCSQQAWDQRFSIELDKSRELEIGIYWKDWRSLCAVKFLRLEEFIDDVRHGMALQLEPQGLLFAEIKFLNPMISRKPKLQRQRKIFKQQVKNFPRPNQMNINVATWGRLLKRSTPSIHNSRRSESPPSGPQPLRLSFENWPEDKPETPGEQPDPDKGGLGGARPLGMGVATGSPVLPHPPDHPPPPPPLITKKPSMPAPPPPPKLDQELQSALREFDFLHNEEKGGPQGASLRPLVTEPRPVLIAPPSPRTPSPQPVVEFPEDEIVYELPGRPMPFKDNAYESKRHSQVTGMTLENFRLLSVLGRGHFGKVILSQYRNTGEYFAIKALKKGDIIARDEVESLLSEKRIFEVANTTRHPFLVNLFACFQTEAHVCFVMEYAAGGDLMMHIHADVFGEPRAVFYAACVVLGLQYLHESRIIYRDLKLDNLLLDTEGYVKIADFGLCKEGMGFGDRTGTFCGTPEFLAPEVLTETSYTRAVDWWGLGVLIFEMLVGESPFPGDDEEEVFDSIVNDEVRYPRFLSLEAIAIMRRLLRKNPDRRLGSSERDAEDVKKQAFFRNISWDDLLLRRVKPPFVPVINFVEDVSNFDEEFTSEKPQLTPPKDPRPLNDQEQNFFRDFTYMADWC, encoded by the exons ATGGCCGACTCGAGCTATTATCAG GGTGACTACATCAGCCATCCAGTACTCTTCGAGTTGTCCCACAAATACGGAGTCGGCGGTAGCGACCAAATGCCGCTTCCAGCACGGCTCGATGAACTCCGGGAACACATTCGTAGGGAGATACGAAaa GAACTGAAAATCAAAGCCGGTGCGGAAAATTTACGATTAGTGGCTACGGATCGAAAGGCTTTAGCGCACGTTGCGACGCTCGTGAAACAGGCGAATAACAAGCTGAGCGAACTTCAAGTCGAACTTCAAGAGCTCGAAAGCCAAATTATTCTGACCCAAGGACAGCCTTCGTCGCCTCAATTAAATCACTGCAATGGTCAAG acaCACCCTTGTCGCCGATGGATTCATCGTCGCCGAGTCAGGAGGGTCTTTTTACCGATCTGCGTCTCGTATCACTGGAAAAACAATTGAACATCGAGCTCAAG GTGAAACAAGGGGCTGAAAATATGATACAAAGTTTGACGAGCGGTCATCGGGACAAAAAGTTGTTGCAGGAGGCACAGCAAATGTTGGCCGATTCCAGGGCGAAAATCGAATTCTTAAGAATGCGCATTGTGAAGCTGAGACGGGTCCGGAAACAGCAGAGAACGAGAGGCTACTCGCCGGCACCTAACGGCGAAAATACTGCCAgcaaag ATAAGTACGAGCCAAACCTTGAATTGGCGCTGGAAGAGAGAGTCGAGGAACTGCGACATCGGCTCTTGATCGAAGCGGCTGTCGTCGAGGGGGCTAAAAACGTAATTCGCCTTTTGCAGAGCGCTAAAGTGGCCGACAAAAAAGCTGTGACCGAG GCACAAGCGAGTCTCGCAGAGTCCAGCAGGAAATTGGATCTTCTCAGACTGTCGCTGGAACTCAGACGACAAGAATTACCCCCTGACAGTGCTACCGCTACGCAATTAAAACGAGAACTTGCGAGTGTACAGGCTGCCAGTCCTGTTCCTGTCACCTACACTTCTCTGCAACCTTTTCGTGGACCTCTTGAAGGTAGAGCAGCTGTACCTGCTTCCGTATCAAGATGCGCTGCAGTCACTGGACAGTTGGAG GTGCGATTAATGGGGTGTCAAGATTTGGCCGAGGAAGTGCCGGGTAGAACCAGAAGAGAACAACCAGCTAGCCCTGATTTGCGCAGCTTTGTCAAAGGAGTGACAGGGCGTAGCTCGAGCAAATCTTACAGCGTGAAAGATGAAACTAGCA atgACATAATGGCAGTTATTAAATTGGATAATCAAACAGTAGCTCAAACTAACTGGCGCCCATGCTCTCAGCAGGCTTGGGATCAGAG GTTCTCCATTGAACTAGACAAGTCGCGAGAATTGGAAATAGGAATTTATTGGAAAGATTGGAGATCGCTGTGTGCAGTGAAGTTCTTGCGTCTAGAAGAATTCATAGACGACGTGCGGCATGGTATGGCATTGCAGCTCGAACCTCAAGGGCTACTTTTTgcagaaataaaattcctGAATCCAATGATCTCAAGAAAGCCAAAGCTGCAACGTCAGCGAAAAATCTTCAAACAGCAAGTCAAGAATTTCCCTCGTCCAAATCAAATGAACATCAATGTCGCTACCTGGGGCAGACTATTGAAGCGTTCTACACCTTCGATACACAACAGCAGAAGATCAGAAAGTCCGCCATCTG GACCACAACCACTGCGTCTGTCCTTCGAAAATTGGCCTGAAGACAAACCAGAGACTCCTGGAGAACAGCCTGATCCTGATAAAGGAGGTTTAGGAGGTGCGCGACCCTTGGGTATGGGAGTAGCAACTGGTAGTCCAGTTTTACCTCATCCTCCGGATCACCCGCCGCCGCCACCTCCCTTAATTACCAAGAAACCATCGATGCCAGCTCCTCCGCCACCACCGAAACTAGACCAAgag TTGCAGAGTGCGTTAAGGGAGTTTGATTTCCTGCACAACGAGGAGAAGGGGGGGCCTCAGGGTGCGAGTTTGAGGCCCCTTGTGACAGAGCCCCGCCCCGTGCTGATCGCACCACCCTCTCCACGCACCCCCTCGCCCCAACCTGTCGTCGAGTTCCCTGAAGATGAG ATTGTGTACGAGCTGCCTGGCAGGCCAATGCCGTTTAAGGACAATGCCTACGAGTCAAAGCGGCACTCTCAAGTGACTGGAATGACCttagaaaatttcagattACTATCCGTTCTTGGTCGTGGTCATTTTGGCAAAGTTATTTTATCACAGTACAGAAATACTGGGGAATACTTTGCTATAAAAGCGTTGAAGAAGGGAGACATCATTGCGAGGGACGAGGTGGAGTCTTTACTTTCTGAGAAACGGATATTTGAAGTTGCAAATACAACACGCCACCCGTTCCTTGTCAATCTTTTTGCTTGCTTCCAAACTGAG GCACACGTGTGTTTCGTTATGGAATACGCAGCTGGTGGTGACCTGATGATGCACATTCACGCAGACGTATTTGGCGAGCCACGTGCTGTGTTTTACGCAGCCTGTGTTGTTCTTGGATTGCAATACTTGCATGAGAGTCGTATTATATACAG AGACTTGAAACTGGATAATTTATTGCTGGACACTGAAGGTTACGTGAAAATAGCGGACTTTGGACTATGCAAAGAGGGAATGGGATTTGGGGATAGAACAGGAACCTTCTGTGGGACCCCGGAGTTCTTGGCACCCGAAGTTCTTACCGAGACTTCGTACACTCGAGCGGTAGACTGGTGGGGTCTGGGTGTCCTTATATTTGAGATGCTGGTTGGTGAG TCTCCATTCCCTGGAGATGACGAAGAGGAAGTATTCGATTCTATTGTGAACGACGAAGTTCGCTATCCGCGATTCTTATCTTTAGAGGCTATAGCAATCATGAGAAGG CTACTTAGAAAGAATCCAGATAGACGATTGGGCAGCAGCGAAAGGGACGCGGAGGATGTTAAGAAACAGgcatttttcagaaatatttcctGGGATGATTTGTTGTTGAGACGTGTCAAACCACCGTTTGTACCAGTTATT AATTTCGTGGAAGACGTTAGTAATTTTGACGAAGAATTCACTTCAGAAAAACCGCAGTTAACACCACCCAAGGATCCTCGGCCGCTCAATGATCAAGAACAAAACTTCTTCAGAGATTTCACATACATGGCCGATTGGTGCTAG
- the LOC124298788 gene encoding serine/threonine-protein kinase N isoform X2, with amino-acid sequence MADSSYYQGDYISHPVLFELSHKYGVGGSDQMPLPARLDELREHIRREIRKELKIKAGAENLRLVATDRKALAHVATLVKQANNKLSELQVELQELESQIILTQGQPSSPQLNHCNGQDTPLSPMDSSSPSQEGLFTDLRLVSLEKQLNIELKVKQGAENMIQSLTSGHRDKKLLQEAQQMLADSRAKIEFLRMRIVKLRRVRKQQRTRGYSPAPNGENTASKDKYEPNLELALEERVEELRHRLLIEAAVVEGAKNVIRLLQSAKVADKKAVTEAQASLAESSRKLDLLRLSLELRRQELPPDSATATQLKRELASVQAASPVPVTYTSLQPFRGPLEGRAAVPASVSRCAAVTGQLEVRLMGCQDLAEEVPGRTRREQPASPDLRSFVKGVTGRSSSKSYSVKDETSNDIMAVIKLDNQTVAQTNWRPCSQQAWDQRFSIELDKSRELEIGIYWKDWRSLCAVKFLRLEEFIDDVRHGMALQLEPQGLLFAEIKFLNPMISRKPKLQRQRKIFKQQVKNFPRPNQMNINVATWGRLLKRSTPSIHNSRRSESPPSGPQPLRLSFENWPEDKPETPGEQPDPDKGGLGGARPLGMGVATGSPVLPHPPDHPPPPPPLITKKPSMPAPPPPPKLDQESALREFDFLHNEEKGGPQGASLRPLVTEPRPVLIAPPSPRTPSPQPVVEFPEDEIVYELPGRPMPFKDNAYESKRHSQVTGMTLENFRLLSVLGRGHFGKVILSQYRNTGEYFAIKALKKGDIIARDEVESLLSEKRIFEVANTTRHPFLVNLFACFQTEAHVCFVMEYAAGGDLMMHIHADVFGEPRAVFYAACVVLGLQYLHESRIIYRDLKLDNLLLDTEGYVKIADFGLCKEGMGFGDRTGTFCGTPEFLAPEVLTETSYTRAVDWWGLGVLIFEMLVGESPFPGDDEEEVFDSIVNDEVRYPRFLSLEAIAIMRRLLRKNPDRRLGSSERDAEDVKKQAFFRNISWDDLLLRRVKPPFVPVINFVEDVSNFDEEFTSEKPQLTPPKDPRPLNDQEQNFFRDFTYMADWC; translated from the exons ATGGCCGACTCGAGCTATTATCAG GGTGACTACATCAGCCATCCAGTACTCTTCGAGTTGTCCCACAAATACGGAGTCGGCGGTAGCGACCAAATGCCGCTTCCAGCACGGCTCGATGAACTCCGGGAACACATTCGTAGGGAGATACGAAaa GAACTGAAAATCAAAGCCGGTGCGGAAAATTTACGATTAGTGGCTACGGATCGAAAGGCTTTAGCGCACGTTGCGACGCTCGTGAAACAGGCGAATAACAAGCTGAGCGAACTTCAAGTCGAACTTCAAGAGCTCGAAAGCCAAATTATTCTGACCCAAGGACAGCCTTCGTCGCCTCAATTAAATCACTGCAATGGTCAAG acaCACCCTTGTCGCCGATGGATTCATCGTCGCCGAGTCAGGAGGGTCTTTTTACCGATCTGCGTCTCGTATCACTGGAAAAACAATTGAACATCGAGCTCAAG GTGAAACAAGGGGCTGAAAATATGATACAAAGTTTGACGAGCGGTCATCGGGACAAAAAGTTGTTGCAGGAGGCACAGCAAATGTTGGCCGATTCCAGGGCGAAAATCGAATTCTTAAGAATGCGCATTGTGAAGCTGAGACGGGTCCGGAAACAGCAGAGAACGAGAGGCTACTCGCCGGCACCTAACGGCGAAAATACTGCCAgcaaag ATAAGTACGAGCCAAACCTTGAATTGGCGCTGGAAGAGAGAGTCGAGGAACTGCGACATCGGCTCTTGATCGAAGCGGCTGTCGTCGAGGGGGCTAAAAACGTAATTCGCCTTTTGCAGAGCGCTAAAGTGGCCGACAAAAAAGCTGTGACCGAG GCACAAGCGAGTCTCGCAGAGTCCAGCAGGAAATTGGATCTTCTCAGACTGTCGCTGGAACTCAGACGACAAGAATTACCCCCTGACAGTGCTACCGCTACGCAATTAAAACGAGAACTTGCGAGTGTACAGGCTGCCAGTCCTGTTCCTGTCACCTACACTTCTCTGCAACCTTTTCGTGGACCTCTTGAAGGTAGAGCAGCTGTACCTGCTTCCGTATCAAGATGCGCTGCAGTCACTGGACAGTTGGAG GTGCGATTAATGGGGTGTCAAGATTTGGCCGAGGAAGTGCCGGGTAGAACCAGAAGAGAACAACCAGCTAGCCCTGATTTGCGCAGCTTTGTCAAAGGAGTGACAGGGCGTAGCTCGAGCAAATCTTACAGCGTGAAAGATGAAACTAGCA atgACATAATGGCAGTTATTAAATTGGATAATCAAACAGTAGCTCAAACTAACTGGCGCCCATGCTCTCAGCAGGCTTGGGATCAGAG GTTCTCCATTGAACTAGACAAGTCGCGAGAATTGGAAATAGGAATTTATTGGAAAGATTGGAGATCGCTGTGTGCAGTGAAGTTCTTGCGTCTAGAAGAATTCATAGACGACGTGCGGCATGGTATGGCATTGCAGCTCGAACCTCAAGGGCTACTTTTTgcagaaataaaattcctGAATCCAATGATCTCAAGAAAGCCAAAGCTGCAACGTCAGCGAAAAATCTTCAAACAGCAAGTCAAGAATTTCCCTCGTCCAAATCAAATGAACATCAATGTCGCTACCTGGGGCAGACTATTGAAGCGTTCTACACCTTCGATACACAACAGCAGAAGATCAGAAAGTCCGCCATCTG GACCACAACCACTGCGTCTGTCCTTCGAAAATTGGCCTGAAGACAAACCAGAGACTCCTGGAGAACAGCCTGATCCTGATAAAGGAGGTTTAGGAGGTGCGCGACCCTTGGGTATGGGAGTAGCAACTGGTAGTCCAGTTTTACCTCATCCTCCGGATCACCCGCCGCCGCCACCTCCCTTAATTACCAAGAAACCATCGATGCCAGCTCCTCCGCCACCACCGAAACTAGACCAAgag AGTGCGTTAAGGGAGTTTGATTTCCTGCACAACGAGGAGAAGGGGGGGCCTCAGGGTGCGAGTTTGAGGCCCCTTGTGACAGAGCCCCGCCCCGTGCTGATCGCACCACCCTCTCCACGCACCCCCTCGCCCCAACCTGTCGTCGAGTTCCCTGAAGATGAG ATTGTGTACGAGCTGCCTGGCAGGCCAATGCCGTTTAAGGACAATGCCTACGAGTCAAAGCGGCACTCTCAAGTGACTGGAATGACCttagaaaatttcagattACTATCCGTTCTTGGTCGTGGTCATTTTGGCAAAGTTATTTTATCACAGTACAGAAATACTGGGGAATACTTTGCTATAAAAGCGTTGAAGAAGGGAGACATCATTGCGAGGGACGAGGTGGAGTCTTTACTTTCTGAGAAACGGATATTTGAAGTTGCAAATACAACACGCCACCCGTTCCTTGTCAATCTTTTTGCTTGCTTCCAAACTGAG GCACACGTGTGTTTCGTTATGGAATACGCAGCTGGTGGTGACCTGATGATGCACATTCACGCAGACGTATTTGGCGAGCCACGTGCTGTGTTTTACGCAGCCTGTGTTGTTCTTGGATTGCAATACTTGCATGAGAGTCGTATTATATACAG AGACTTGAAACTGGATAATTTATTGCTGGACACTGAAGGTTACGTGAAAATAGCGGACTTTGGACTATGCAAAGAGGGAATGGGATTTGGGGATAGAACAGGAACCTTCTGTGGGACCCCGGAGTTCTTGGCACCCGAAGTTCTTACCGAGACTTCGTACACTCGAGCGGTAGACTGGTGGGGTCTGGGTGTCCTTATATTTGAGATGCTGGTTGGTGAG TCTCCATTCCCTGGAGATGACGAAGAGGAAGTATTCGATTCTATTGTGAACGACGAAGTTCGCTATCCGCGATTCTTATCTTTAGAGGCTATAGCAATCATGAGAAGG CTACTTAGAAAGAATCCAGATAGACGATTGGGCAGCAGCGAAAGGGACGCGGAGGATGTTAAGAAACAGgcatttttcagaaatatttcctGGGATGATTTGTTGTTGAGACGTGTCAAACCACCGTTTGTACCAGTTATT AATTTCGTGGAAGACGTTAGTAATTTTGACGAAGAATTCACTTCAGAAAAACCGCAGTTAACACCACCCAAGGATCCTCGGCCGCTCAATGATCAAGAACAAAACTTCTTCAGAGATTTCACATACATGGCCGATTGGTGCTAG
- the LOC124298788 gene encoding serine/threonine-protein kinase N isoform X3, with protein MADSSYYQGDYISHPVLFELSHKYGVGGSDQMPLPARLDELREHIRREIRKELKIKAGAENLRLVATDRKALAHVATLVKQANNKLSELQVELQELESQIILTQGQPSSPQLNHCNGQDTPLSPMDSSSPSQEGLFTDLRLVSLEKQLNIELKVKQGAENMIQSLTSGHRDKKLLQEAQQMLADSRAKIEFLRMRIVKLRRVRKQQRTRGYSPAPNGENTASKDKYEPNLELALEERVEELRHRLLIEAAVVEGAKNVIRLLQSAKVADKKAVTEAQASLAESSRKLDLLRLSLELRRQELPPDSATATQLKRELASVQAASPVPVTYTSLQPFRGPLEGRAAVPASVSRCAAVTGQLEVRLMGCQDLAEEVPGRTRREQPASPDLRSFVKGVTGRSSSKSYSVKDETSNDIMAVIKLDNQTVAQTNWRPCSQQAWDQRFSIELDKSRELEIGIYWKDWRSLCAVKFLRLEEFIDDVRHGMALQLEPQGLLFAEIKFLNPMISRKPKLQRQRKIFKQQVKNFPRPNQMNINVATWGRLLKRSTPSIHNSRRSESPPSGPQPLRLSFENWPEDKPETPGEQPDPDKGGLGGARPLGMGVATGSPVLPHPPDHPPPPPPLITKKPSMPAPPPPPKLDQEIVYELPGRPMPFKDNAYESKRHSQVTGMTLENFRLLSVLGRGHFGKVILSQYRNTGEYFAIKALKKGDIIARDEVESLLSEKRIFEVANTTRHPFLVNLFACFQTEAHVCFVMEYAAGGDLMMHIHADVFGEPRAVFYAACVVLGLQYLHESRIIYRDLKLDNLLLDTEGYVKIADFGLCKEGMGFGDRTGTFCGTPEFLAPEVLTETSYTRAVDWWGLGVLIFEMLVGESPFPGDDEEEVFDSIVNDEVRYPRFLSLEAIAIMRRLLRKNPDRRLGSSERDAEDVKKQAFFRNISWDDLLLRRVKPPFVPVINFVEDVSNFDEEFTSEKPQLTPPKDPRPLNDQEQNFFRDFTYMADWC; from the exons ATGGCCGACTCGAGCTATTATCAG GGTGACTACATCAGCCATCCAGTACTCTTCGAGTTGTCCCACAAATACGGAGTCGGCGGTAGCGACCAAATGCCGCTTCCAGCACGGCTCGATGAACTCCGGGAACACATTCGTAGGGAGATACGAAaa GAACTGAAAATCAAAGCCGGTGCGGAAAATTTACGATTAGTGGCTACGGATCGAAAGGCTTTAGCGCACGTTGCGACGCTCGTGAAACAGGCGAATAACAAGCTGAGCGAACTTCAAGTCGAACTTCAAGAGCTCGAAAGCCAAATTATTCTGACCCAAGGACAGCCTTCGTCGCCTCAATTAAATCACTGCAATGGTCAAG acaCACCCTTGTCGCCGATGGATTCATCGTCGCCGAGTCAGGAGGGTCTTTTTACCGATCTGCGTCTCGTATCACTGGAAAAACAATTGAACATCGAGCTCAAG GTGAAACAAGGGGCTGAAAATATGATACAAAGTTTGACGAGCGGTCATCGGGACAAAAAGTTGTTGCAGGAGGCACAGCAAATGTTGGCCGATTCCAGGGCGAAAATCGAATTCTTAAGAATGCGCATTGTGAAGCTGAGACGGGTCCGGAAACAGCAGAGAACGAGAGGCTACTCGCCGGCACCTAACGGCGAAAATACTGCCAgcaaag ATAAGTACGAGCCAAACCTTGAATTGGCGCTGGAAGAGAGAGTCGAGGAACTGCGACATCGGCTCTTGATCGAAGCGGCTGTCGTCGAGGGGGCTAAAAACGTAATTCGCCTTTTGCAGAGCGCTAAAGTGGCCGACAAAAAAGCTGTGACCGAG GCACAAGCGAGTCTCGCAGAGTCCAGCAGGAAATTGGATCTTCTCAGACTGTCGCTGGAACTCAGACGACAAGAATTACCCCCTGACAGTGCTACCGCTACGCAATTAAAACGAGAACTTGCGAGTGTACAGGCTGCCAGTCCTGTTCCTGTCACCTACACTTCTCTGCAACCTTTTCGTGGACCTCTTGAAGGTAGAGCAGCTGTACCTGCTTCCGTATCAAGATGCGCTGCAGTCACTGGACAGTTGGAG GTGCGATTAATGGGGTGTCAAGATTTGGCCGAGGAAGTGCCGGGTAGAACCAGAAGAGAACAACCAGCTAGCCCTGATTTGCGCAGCTTTGTCAAAGGAGTGACAGGGCGTAGCTCGAGCAAATCTTACAGCGTGAAAGATGAAACTAGCA atgACATAATGGCAGTTATTAAATTGGATAATCAAACAGTAGCTCAAACTAACTGGCGCCCATGCTCTCAGCAGGCTTGGGATCAGAG GTTCTCCATTGAACTAGACAAGTCGCGAGAATTGGAAATAGGAATTTATTGGAAAGATTGGAGATCGCTGTGTGCAGTGAAGTTCTTGCGTCTAGAAGAATTCATAGACGACGTGCGGCATGGTATGGCATTGCAGCTCGAACCTCAAGGGCTACTTTTTgcagaaataaaattcctGAATCCAATGATCTCAAGAAAGCCAAAGCTGCAACGTCAGCGAAAAATCTTCAAACAGCAAGTCAAGAATTTCCCTCGTCCAAATCAAATGAACATCAATGTCGCTACCTGGGGCAGACTATTGAAGCGTTCTACACCTTCGATACACAACAGCAGAAGATCAGAAAGTCCGCCATCTG GACCACAACCACTGCGTCTGTCCTTCGAAAATTGGCCTGAAGACAAACCAGAGACTCCTGGAGAACAGCCTGATCCTGATAAAGGAGGTTTAGGAGGTGCGCGACCCTTGGGTATGGGAGTAGCAACTGGTAGTCCAGTTTTACCTCATCCTCCGGATCACCCGCCGCCGCCACCTCCCTTAATTACCAAGAAACCATCGATGCCAGCTCCTCCGCCACCACCGAAACTAGACCAAgag ATTGTGTACGAGCTGCCTGGCAGGCCAATGCCGTTTAAGGACAATGCCTACGAGTCAAAGCGGCACTCTCAAGTGACTGGAATGACCttagaaaatttcagattACTATCCGTTCTTGGTCGTGGTCATTTTGGCAAAGTTATTTTATCACAGTACAGAAATACTGGGGAATACTTTGCTATAAAAGCGTTGAAGAAGGGAGACATCATTGCGAGGGACGAGGTGGAGTCTTTACTTTCTGAGAAACGGATATTTGAAGTTGCAAATACAACACGCCACCCGTTCCTTGTCAATCTTTTTGCTTGCTTCCAAACTGAG GCACACGTGTGTTTCGTTATGGAATACGCAGCTGGTGGTGACCTGATGATGCACATTCACGCAGACGTATTTGGCGAGCCACGTGCTGTGTTTTACGCAGCCTGTGTTGTTCTTGGATTGCAATACTTGCATGAGAGTCGTATTATATACAG AGACTTGAAACTGGATAATTTATTGCTGGACACTGAAGGTTACGTGAAAATAGCGGACTTTGGACTATGCAAAGAGGGAATGGGATTTGGGGATAGAACAGGAACCTTCTGTGGGACCCCGGAGTTCTTGGCACCCGAAGTTCTTACCGAGACTTCGTACACTCGAGCGGTAGACTGGTGGGGTCTGGGTGTCCTTATATTTGAGATGCTGGTTGGTGAG TCTCCATTCCCTGGAGATGACGAAGAGGAAGTATTCGATTCTATTGTGAACGACGAAGTTCGCTATCCGCGATTCTTATCTTTAGAGGCTATAGCAATCATGAGAAGG CTACTTAGAAAGAATCCAGATAGACGATTGGGCAGCAGCGAAAGGGACGCGGAGGATGTTAAGAAACAGgcatttttcagaaatatttcctGGGATGATTTGTTGTTGAGACGTGTCAAACCACCGTTTGTACCAGTTATT AATTTCGTGGAAGACGTTAGTAATTTTGACGAAGAATTCACTTCAGAAAAACCGCAGTTAACACCACCCAAGGATCCTCGGCCGCTCAATGATCAAGAACAAAACTTCTTCAGAGATTTCACATACATGGCCGATTGGTGCTAG